The Hirundo rustica isolate bHirRus1 chromosome 24, bHirRus1.pri.v3, whole genome shotgun sequence genome includes a window with the following:
- the CTTNBP2NL gene encoding CTTNBP2 N-terminal-like protein, with the protein MNLEKLSKPELLTLFSILEGELEARDLVIEALKAQHRDTFIEERYGKYNISDPLMALQRDFETLKEGNHGEKQPVCSNPLSVLKVVMKHCKNMQERMLSQLAAAESRHRKVILDLEEERQRHAQDTAEGDDVTYMLEKERERLTQQVEFEKSQVKKFEKEQKKLSSQLEEERARHKQLSSMLVVECKKATAKAAEEGQKTAELSLKLEKEKSKVSKLEEELAAKRKRGLQMEAQVEKQLSEFDIEREQLKAKLNREENRTKALKEEVECLKKALKELEASCQEHSPSEPVHPSPSVTSRGVTTDSPPVKSVSCQTESLQAERANPASTGRAVHTVFASPSTPVHSYAKSNGHCDTDVQVGGETNAAESQAHREKPAAASESAVENGSSPVRTESPVHLMSQLPSAGVSLSPSSTAASSLTPSPCSSPVLAKRLVGASAGSPGYQSSYQVGINQRFHAARHKFQSQAEQEHQPGGLQSPPSRDLSPTLADNSAAKQLARNTVTQVLSRFTSQQGPIKPVSPNSSPFGTDYRNLANAGSPKNESGHSPSPVKVSSPLSPLSPGIKSPTIPRAERGNPPPIPPKKPGLAQSPAAPAPLTKTSSQASSLGAPVDVGSSCSNNAVVSNGKDLEILLPSSS; encoded by the exons ATGAATCTGGAAAAACTCAGCAAACCAGAGCTGCTGACGCTGTTTAGCATTCTTGAGGGAGAGTTAGAAGCAAGAGATCTCGTCATAGAGGCTTTAAAG gcccagcacagggacacattCATTGAGGAACGCTATGGGAAGTACAACATCAGCGATCCACTGATGGCTTTGCAGAGAGATTTTGAGACCCTGAAAGAGGGCAATCACGGTGAAAAGCAGCCAGTATGCTCCAATCCTTTGTCTGTTTTGAAAGTGGTGATGAAACATTGCAAGAACATGCAGGAAAGAATGTTATCCCAGCTAGCTGCTGCCGAAAGCAGACACAGAAAG GTGATCCTGgacctggaggaggagaggcagcgGCACGCCCAGGACACGGCGGAGGGGGACGATGTCACCTACATGCTGGAGAAGGAGCGGGAGCGCCTCACCCAGCAG GTGGAGTTTGAGAAATCCCAAGTGAAGAAGtttgaaaaagagcagaagaagCTGTCAAGCCAGTTGGAGGAGGAAAGGGCACGCCACAAGCAACTCTCTTCCATGCTTGTTGTGGAGTGCAAGAAAGCCACTGCCAAAGCAGCTGAAGAGGGCCAGAAGACAGCAGAACTGAGCTTGAAattggaaaaggagaagagtaAGGTGAGTAAACTGGAAGAGGAGCTGGCGGCCAAGAGGAAGCGGGGCTTGCAGATGGAAGCACAAGTAGAAAAGCAGCTCTCGGAGTTTGACATTGAAAGAGAGCAGCTGAAAGCGAAGctgaacagagaagaaaaccGTACAAAAGCGCTCAAAGAAGAGGTGGAATGTCTGAAGAAAGCCCTGAAAGAGCTGGAGGCTTCTTGCCAGGAGCACAGTCCCTCCGAGCCTGTGCATCCCAGCCCCTCGGTGACATCCAGGGGGGTCACGACTGACAGTCCCCCCGTGAAGTCTGTGTCCTGCCAGACCGAGAGTCTGCAGGCAGAACGAGCAAACCCCGCCAGCACCGGCAGAGCTGTTCACACCGTGTTTGCCAGCCCCTCCACGCCTGTTCATTCCTATGCAAAATCCAATGGGCATTGTGACACAGACGTGCAGGTGGGTGGGGAGACAAACGCTGCAGAGAGCCAAGCTCACAGGGAGAAACCTGCTGCAGCCTCCGAAAGCGCGGTGGAGAACGGAAGTTCTCCCGTAAGAACAGAGTCACCGGTGCATCTGATGTCCCAGCTCCCTTCTGCTGGCGTGTCCCTGTCTCCCAGCAGCACGGCTGCCTCCTCTCTGaccccttctccctgctcctcacccgTGCTCGCTAAACGCTTGGTGGGAGCCTCTGCCGGCAGCCCTGGCTACCAATCCTCCTACCAGGTGGGCATCAACCAGCGCTTCCACGCGGCTCGGCACAAGTTCCAGtctcaggcagagcaggagcatcAGCCAGGGGGTCTGCAGAGCCCCCCTTCCCGGGATCTGTCCCCCACCCTGGCAGACAACTCCGCTGCCAAGCAGCTGGCCCGCAACACCGTCACGCAGGTGCTGTCCCGATTCACCAGCCAGCAGGGCCCCATCAAGCCCGTCTCCCCGAACAGCTCCCCTTTTGGCACGGACTATCGAAACCTGGCGAATGCTGGCAGCCCCAAAAACGAGTCTGGGCACTCTCCGAGCCCTGTCAAGGTTTCCAGCCCGCTAAGCCCGTTGTCTCCTGGAATTAAGTCGCCAACCATTCCTAGAGCAGAAAGAGGGAACCCTCCACCCATTCCTCCAAAGAAACCCGGCCTCGCTCAGTCGcccgctgctcctgcccctctAACCAAAACCTCTTCCCAGGCCTCCTCCCTGGGTGCCCCCGTGGAtgtggggagcagctgctccaacAACGCGGTCGTGTCAAATGGCAAAGACCTGGAGATCCTCCTGCCGAGCAGCAGCTAG